In a single window of the Nilaparvata lugens isolate BPH chromosome 1, ASM1435652v1, whole genome shotgun sequence genome:
- the LOC111046156 gene encoding probable glutamine--tRNA ligase, with amino-acid sequence MSNESDIKLLISLGLNEQKAKETLKNEAVTKILKQVIDETKKKNASHEEFGILLYHLATKIKNQVIHHLPFLVDYVISKKLDNIQRLDAALEYVLANVTKINLEEFDKATGVGIVVTPDQIEHAVEVEISKKKVEITEKRYKYNTGLIMQAVRNELKWADGKAVKSEVDLQIFTLLGPKTEADMAPVPKKPSKQTKVKDQNDHKSNKSKDKIQVNGTEESGPMTVSEMMKKVNFHAPGENFKTDGYVVTEHTQRLIAEHLKITGGKVRTRFPPEPNGILHVGHAKAININFGYAASKNGVCFLRYDDTNPEKEEEKFFIGIRDMVEWLGYKPYKITHSSDYFDQLYEWAIVLINKGLAYVCHQKAEEMKGFNPPPSKWRDRPIKESLLLFQDMKNGKIDEGEATLRMKITLEEGKQDPVAYRIKFLPHHRTGDKWCIYPTYDYTHCLCDSIENITHSLCTKEFQSRRSSYYWLCNALDIYCPVQWEYGRLNINYTVVSKRKIGKLITEKIVRDWDDPRLFTLTALRRRGFPPEAINRFCAQMGVTGAQSVVDPMTLEASVRDVLNESAPRTMVVLKPIKVNIKSGEYPSSVNVPDFPSDPSKGSHTVSFSKVVYIEDSDFSETPEPGYKRLTKSQSVGLKHAGLVVSVLEFKKNSAGKIVELDVKVDPVTDNNKPKAFIHWVSEPTVVEVRLYDRLFKHKNPEDPSEVPGGFLSDINNDSLTVIDAYADSSIRNCKVFEKFQFERIGFFSVDPDTKTSKVVFNRVVTLREDSGKQS; translated from the coding sequence ATGTCTAACGAATCGGATATCAAACTTTTAATTTCATTAGGTCTAAATGAACAAAAAGCTAAAGAAACTCTAAAAAATGAAGCTGTTACAAAGATTTTGAAACAAGTGATTGATGAAACCAAGAAGAAAAACGCGAGTCACGAAGAATTTGGCATTCTATTGTATCATTTAGCAACAAAAATAAAGAATCAGGTAATTCATCACTTACCTTTTTTAGTTGACTATGTAATAAGTAAGAAACTGGATAATATTCAACGATTAGATGCCGCTCTAGAATATGTTTTAGCAAATGTTACGAAGAtcaatcttgaagaatttgataaAGCTACAGGCGTTGGAATAGTTGTCACACCAGATCAAATTGAGCATGCCGTTGAAGTTGAAATATCGAAAAAGAAAGTTGAAATCACTGAAAAAAGATACAAGTATAATACCGGACTTATAATGCAAGCTGTTCGTAATGAACTAAAATGGGCGGATGGAAAAGCAGTAAAAAGTGAAGTTGATCTTCAAATATTCACCTTACTTGGTCCAAAAACAGAAGCAGATATGGCACCGGTTCCAAAGAAACCCTCAAAACAGACTAAAGTTAAAGATCAGAACGATCATAAATCAAACAAGAGTAAAGATAAAATTCAAGTAAATGGCACAGAAGAGTCTGGACCAATGACAGTTTCTGAAATGATGAAAAAGGTCAACTTTCATGCACCaggagaaaattttaaaacagatGGCTACGTTGTAACCGAACACACTCAGCGTCTCATAGCGGAACATTTGAAAATCACGGGCGGTAAGGTAAGGACCCGGTTTCCACCAGAACCCAACGGAATATTGCATGTTGGGCATGCCAAAGCCATCAATATCAATTTCGGTTATGCTGCTTCAAAGAATGGAGTCTGCTTTCTTCGATATGATGATACCAATccagaaaaagaagaggaaaagttCTTTATTGGCATACGAGATATGGTGGAATGGCTTGGTTACAAACCCTACAAAATAACACATTCTTCAGATTACTTTGACCAGTTATATGAATGGGCCATTGTGCTTATTAACAAGGGGTTGGCGTATGTTTGTCATCAGAAAGCTGAAGAGATGAAGGGATTCAATCCTCCGCCATCAAAATGGAGAGATCGTCCAATCAAAGAAAGTCTCCTACTTTTTCAAGACATGAAAAACGGGAAAATAGATGAAGGAGAGGCAACGTTGCGAATGAAAATCACTTTGGAAGAAGGAAAACAAGATCCAGTTGCTTACCGTATCAAGTTCCTACCACACCACCGTACTGGCGACAAGTGGTGTATCTATCCCACCTACGACTACACTCACTGCCTTTGTGACTCAATCGAAAACATCACGCATTCTCTCTGCACCAAGGAGTTCCAATCGAGGAGGTCATCCTACTATTGGCTGTGCAATGCCTTGGACATCTACTGCCCGGTCCAGTGGGAGTATGGCAGGCTCAACATCAACTACACGGTCGTTTCCAAGAGAAAAATTGGCAAGCTGATCACTGAGAAAATCGTGAGGGATTGGGATGACCCTCGCCTATTCACGCTGACTGCTCTCAGGAGACGCGGCTTTCCACCTGAAGCCATCAATAGGTTTTGCGCTCAAATGGGGGTGACAGGAGCTCAATCGGTAGTAGATCCCATGACTTTGGAAGCCAGCGTTCGAGATGTTCTCAATGAATCTGCGCCTAGAACCATGGTAGTTCTCAAGCCTATCAAAGTTAATATCAAAAGTGGTGAGTACCCATCGTCAGTCAATGTTCCAGATTTTCCTAGTGATCCTTCAAAAGGTTCTCACACTGTTAGTTTTTCCAAAGTTGTCTACATCGAGGATTCAGATTTCTCAGAGACTCCAGAACCAGGCTATAAAAGACTGACAAAAAGTCAGTCTGTAGGTCTGAAGCATGCTGGCCTTGTTGTCAGTGTGCTGGAGTTCAAAAAGAATTCAGCTGGCAAGATTGTAGAGTTGGATGTTAAAGTGGATCCTGTAACTGATAACAATAAACCTAAAGCATTTATTCATTGGGTATCTGAACCTACAGTTGTTGAAGTGCGTCTGTACGACAGACTGTTCAAACATAAAAATCCCGAGGATCCTTCTGAAGTTCCTGGAGGGTTTCTATCAGATATCAACAATGACTCTCTCACTGTCATTGATGCTTATGCTGATTCGTCCATTAGAAATTGTAAGgtgtttgaaaaatttcaatttgagcgCATAGGATTCTTTTCGGTAGATCCTGATACTAAAACTTCTAAAGTTGTTTTTAATCGGGTCGTTACATTGAGAGAAGACTCTGGGAAACAATCGTGA